A stretch of the Rosa rugosa chromosome 5, drRosRugo1.1, whole genome shotgun sequence genome encodes the following:
- the LOC133710640 gene encoding disease resistance protein RUN1-like: protein MTSMAIEAASSSSSSSSKSYTYDVFLSFRGEDTRCNFTDHLYNALRHKGINTFIDDKLPRGEEISVELVKAIEESRISIIVFSENYASSRWCLDELVKILQCRASNKQMVRPVFYKVDPSDVRNQKGSFGEAFAKLDQCRYKDSIGKWREALSEAANLSGWPF, encoded by the coding sequence ATGACCTCTATGGCCATTGAAGcagcttcttcctcttcttcttcttcctccaaatcaTACACATATGATGTCTTTTTGAGTTTCAGAGGGGAGGATACTCGCTGCAACTTTACTGATCATTTGTACAACGCGTTGCGTCATAAGGGAATTAACACCTTCATAGATGATAAGCTTCcaagaggagaagaaatatcGGTGGAGCTTGTCAAAGCAATCGAGGAGTCCAGGATTTCAATCATTGTCTTCTCTGAAAACTATGCATCGTCCAGGTGGTGTTTGGATGAACTGGTGAAGATCCTTCAATGTAGAGCATCAAACAAACAAATGGTTAGACCGGTTTTCTACAAGGTGGATCCCTCAGATGTACGAAATCAAAAAGGCAGTTTTGGTGAGGCATTTGCTAAACTTGATCAATGTAGATACAAGGATAGCATCGGCAAATGGAGGGAAGCTCTTTCTGAAGCAGCAAATTTGTCTGGATGGCCTTTTTAG